A portion of the Pseudorasbora parva isolate DD20220531a chromosome 1, ASM2467924v1, whole genome shotgun sequence genome contains these proteins:
- the LOC137083120 gene encoding extracellular superoxide dismutase [Cu-Zn]-like, translating to MEKLILKFPLILLVLHIRGGEFSDNPVPLLVEAPIPEVVEFNNTIYATCEVTPVPNLPSCQPKISGQVLFKQLFPNGPLEVKLNLRGLPTIDHQSRAIHIHQYGDLSQGSVSVGPHYNPQDVDHPSHPGDLGNFLSVQGVIRNFLTLPEAKLFGAHSILGRAVVVHEKEDDLGMGSDEESKRSGNAGEGIAVCVIGITNPSLWQKTELLPRRRGGRVRKSKMRV from the coding sequence ATGGAGAAACTCATTCTAAAATTCCCTCTGATATTGCTGGTGCTGCATATACGAGGAGGAGAGTTCTCTGACAATCCAGTTCCTTTGCTTGTCGAGGCTCCAATCCCAGAAGTCGTGGAGTTCAACAACACAATCTATGCCACTTGTGAAGTCACTCCTGTCCCCAATTTACCATCTTGTCAGCCAAAGATCTCTGGGCAGGTCCTTTTTAAGCAGCTCTTCCCCAATGGACCTTTAGaagtgaaactaaacctccgTGGTTTGCCTACCATTGATCATCAATCTCGAGCCATCCACATCCATCAGTATGGAGACCTCAGTCAAGGCAGCGTCAGTGTTGGTCCTCATTACAATCCGCAGGACGTTGACCACCCTAGTCATCCTGGAGACCTGGGCAACTTTCTTTCCGTGCAAGGAGTTATAAGGAATTTCCTGACGCTCCCGGAGGCCAAGCTCTTTGGGGCTCACTCCATTCTGGGACGTGCGGTGGTGGTTCATGAGAAGGAGGATGATCTGGGAATGGGGTCAGATGAGGAGAGTAAACGCAGTGGGAATGCTGGGGAGGGAATTGCTGTCTGCGTGATTGGCATTACTAATCCAAGTCTGTGGCAGAAAACTGAACTGCTCCCCCGAAGACGTGGAGGAAGGGTCCGTAAATCAAAGATGAGAGTCTGA
- the LOC137083116 gene encoding extracellular superoxide dismutase [Cu-Zn]-like produces MEKLILKFPLILLVLHIRGGEFSDNPVPLLVEAPIPEVVEFNNTIYATCEVTPVPNLPSCQPKISGQVLFKQLFPNGPLEVKLNLRGLPTIDHQSRAIHIHQYGDLSQGSVSVGPHYNPQDVDHPSHPGDLGNFLSVQGVIRHFLTLPEAKLFGAHSILGRAVVVHEKEDDLGMGSDEESKRSGNAGEGIAVCVIGITNPSLWQKTELLPRRRGGRVRKSKMRV; encoded by the coding sequence ATGGAGAAACTCATTCTAAAATTCCCTCTGATATTGCTGGTGCTGCATATACGAGGAGGAGAGTTCTCTGACAATCCAGTTCCTTTGCTTGTCGAGGCTCCAATCCCAGAAGTCGTGGAGTTCAACAACACAATCTACGCCACTTGTGAAGTCACTCCTGTCCCCAATTTACCATCTTGCCAGCCAAAGATCTCTGGGCAGGTCCTTTTTAAGCAGCTCTTCCCCAATGGACCTTTAGaagtgaaactaaacctccgTGGTTTGCCTACCATTGATCATCAATCTCGAGCCATCCACATCCATCAGTATGGAGACCTCAGTCAAGGCAGCGTCAGTGTTGGTCCTCATTACAATCCGCAGGATGTTGACCACCCTAGTCACCCTGGAGACCTGGGCAACTTTCTTTCCGTACAAGGAGTTATAAGGCATTTCCTGACGCTCCCGGAGGCCAAGCTCTTTGGGGCTCACTCCATTCTGGGACGTGCGGTGGTGGTTCATGAGAAGGAGGATGATCTAGGAATGGGGTCAGATGAGGAGAGTAAACGCAGTGGGAATGCTGGGGAGGGAATTGCTGTCTGCGTGATTGGCATTACTAATCCAAGTCTGTGGCAGAAAACTGAACTGCTCCCCCGAAGACGTGGAGGAAGGGTCCGTAAGTCAAAGATGAGAGTCTGA